A single region of the Strigops habroptila isolate Jane chromosome 3, bStrHab1.2.pri, whole genome shotgun sequence genome encodes:
- the NFYB gene encoding nuclear transcription factor Y subunit beta produces the protein MDGDSSTTDASQLGIAGDYIGGSHYVIQPHDDTEDSMNDHEDTNGSKESFREQDIYLPIANVARIMKNAIPQTGKIAKDAKECVQECVSEFISFITSEASERCHQEKRKTINGEDILFAMSTLGFDSYVEPLKLYLQKFREAMKGEKGIGTVTAGDGLSEELTEEAFTNQLPAGLITTDGQQQNVMVYTTSYQQISGVQQIQFS, from the exons ATGGATGGTGATAGCTCCACAACGGATGCTTCTCAGTTAGGAATTGCTGGAGATTACATTGGTGGCAGTCACTATGTGATACAGCCTCATGATG aCACAGAGGACAGCATGAATGATCATGAAGATACAAATGGCTCAAAAGAGAGTTTCAGAGAACAAGATATATACCTTCCAATTGCAAATGTGGCAAGGATAATGAAAAATGCCATACCCCAAACCGGAAAG ATTGCTAAGGATGCAAAGGAATGCGTGCAAGAGTGTGTAAGTGAATTCATCAGCTTTATAACGTCAGAAGCAAGCGAGAGGTGTCaccaagagaaaagaaagaccaTCAATGGAGAGGATATTCTCTTTGCCATGTCTACCTTGGGGTTTGACAGCTATGTTGAACCTTTGAAATTATACCTCCAAAAATTCAGAGAG gcaatgaaaggagaaaagggaattGGAACAGTTACAGCTGGGGACGGTCTAAGTGAGGAGCTCACAGAGGAAGCATTTA ctaacCAGTTGCCAGCAGGCTTAATAACTACAGACGGCCAACAGCAGAATGTTATGGTCTACACAACATCATATCAACAG ATCTCTGGTGTTCAACAAATCCAGTTCTCATGA